The following coding sequences lie in one Thermococcus sp. genomic window:
- a CDS encoding biotin/lipoyl-containing protein: protein PSPAPVAGEGVVTAPMPGKVLRILVREGEQVKTGQGLLVLEAMKMENEIPAPKDGIIKKIHVKEGDTVDTGQTLIELG, encoded by the coding sequence CCGTCTCCTGCTCCGGTTGCTGGTGAGGGTGTTGTCACCGCGCCAATGCCGGGCAAGGTTTTGAGGATTCTCGTGAGGGAAGGAGAGCAAGTCAAAACCGGCCAAGGACTACTCGTCCTCGAAGCAATGAAAATGGAAAACGAAATACCAGCACCAAAAGACGGAATAATCAAAAAAATCCACGTCAAAGAAGGCGACACCGTCGACACCGGACAAACACTCATAGAGCTAGGGTGA
- a CDS encoding cell division protein SepF: MGLFDSLKKKDEKAKKKPPAAIKKEVAPRRDIDVIPLEEDVLAKEIVKPQVRYLKKIVVTSYADLERISEELQNGNIILVDLTPLEVKPEVLEKVAEQIKGMVSALGGQAAKICKHEIKLILVPADIRIAK; encoded by the coding sequence ATGGGATTGTTTGACAGTCTCAAAAAGAAGGACGAAAAGGCCAAGAAGAAGCCGCCCGCGGCGATTAAAAAGGAGGTTGCTCCTAGGCGTGACATCGATGTCATTCCTCTTGAGGAGGATGTTCTTGCTAAGGAGATAGTCAAGCCCCAGGTCAGGTACCTCAAGAAGATCGTCGTTACCAGCTATGCCGACCTTGAGAGGATTTCCGAGGAGCTCCAGAACGGCAACATAATTCTGGTCGACCTCACGCCGCTTGAGGTCAAGCCGGAGGTTCTTGAGAAGGTCGCGGAGCAGATAAAGGGCATGGTCAGCGCCCTCGGCGGTCAGGCCGCTAAAATCTGCAAGCACGAAATAAAGCTGATTCTCGTACCGGCGGACATAAGAATCGCCAAGTGA
- the rrp42 gene encoding exosome complex protein Rrp42 gives MEVMASIMRDHILSLLKEGRRVDGRSLEDYRDLEVKVNVIEKAEGSAWVRLGNTQVLIGIKVDMGEPFPDLPEKGVITTNVELVPLASPSFEPGPPDENAIELARVVDRGIRESGAVELEKLVIVPGKLVRVVFIDVHVLDHDGNLLDASGIGAIAALLSAKMPRVVYDEEKDEVQVLDEYEPLPVSKIPIPVTIAKIGGNLLADPNLDEERVMDGRITITTDENGMISSVQKSEGGSFKLEEVMYAIDLALKKAAEIREKVLEAVRAE, from the coding sequence ATGGAAGTTATGGCCAGCATAATGCGCGACCACATCCTGAGCCTCCTCAAGGAGGGCAGGCGCGTGGACGGTCGCTCGCTTGAGGACTACCGCGATCTTGAGGTCAAGGTCAACGTCATCGAGAAGGCGGAAGGTTCGGCGTGGGTGAGGCTCGGGAACACCCAGGTTCTCATCGGCATAAAGGTCGACATGGGCGAACCGTTCCCCGACCTCCCGGAGAAAGGGGTTATAACCACCAACGTCGAGCTCGTGCCGCTTGCCTCACCGAGCTTTGAGCCGGGACCCCCTGATGAGAACGCCATCGAGTTGGCCAGAGTCGTGGACAGGGGCATAAGGGAGAGCGGGGCTGTGGAGCTGGAGAAGCTCGTCATTGTCCCGGGCAAGCTCGTGAGGGTGGTCTTCATAGACGTCCATGTCCTTGACCACGACGGGAACCTCCTTGACGCCAGCGGCATCGGGGCAATAGCGGCCCTGCTGAGCGCAAAGATGCCGAGGGTCGTCTACGACGAGGAGAAGGACGAGGTTCAGGTTCTCGACGAGTACGAACCCCTTCCGGTCAGTAAGATACCGATCCCGGTTACCATAGCCAAGATAGGCGGCAACCTCCTGGCCGACCCGAACCTCGACGAGGAACGCGTCATGGACGGCAGGATAACCATAACCACCGACGAGAACGGCATGATTTCCTCAGTCCAGAAGAGCGAAGGGGGCAGCTTTAAGCTTGAGGAGGTTATGTACGCGATCGATCTGGCCCTGAAGAAGGCCGCCGAGATCAGGGAGAAGGTTCTTGAGGCCGTCAGGGCCGAATGA
- a CDS encoding CBS domain-containing protein, producing MRVKTLMTPDPVVIELPATREYALSLFRKHKVRSFPVINKNTKALAGIISIKRVLLHPDEEQLAMLVKRDVPTVRPNDDLKKAVRAMLEMDYRRVVVVDEEKRVLGILTVGDIVRRYLAKNEKLKNVTIEKYYQKNVGLVWHGTPLKAALKALLLCNAMAIPVIDDEGNLVGMVDETDLLKDSEVVRVMKQTALAASSEEDWILESNPTLLFEKAELQLPKKPVSEIMNRELVVATPHMSVYDVAQKMVQYHIEQLPVIRGEGELVGIIRDMDIIKVILNK from the coding sequence ATGCGTGTGAAGACTTTGATGACCCCCGATCCAGTTGTGATAGAACTTCCGGCAACGAGGGAATACGCCCTCAGTCTCTTCCGGAAGCATAAAGTAAGGTCATTCCCCGTCATCAACAAGAACACGAAAGCCCTCGCAGGAATCATAAGCATAAAACGCGTTCTGCTCCACCCCGACGAGGAGCAGCTCGCGATGCTCGTTAAGAGGGACGTCCCCACCGTTAGACCCAACGATGACCTTAAGAAGGCCGTCAGGGCGATGCTTGAGATGGACTACAGGCGCGTCGTTGTTGTCGACGAGGAGAAGCGTGTTCTTGGAATACTTACCGTTGGGGATATCGTGAGACGCTACCTGGCAAAGAATGAGAAGCTGAAGAACGTGACGATTGAGAAGTACTATCAGAAGAACGTTGGCCTCGTCTGGCACGGGACGCCGCTTAAAGCCGCCCTCAAGGCTCTTCTCCTGTGCAACGCCATGGCGATTCCGGTTATAGACGACGAGGGCAACCTCGTAGGGATGGTTGATGAAACAGACCTCCTCAAGGACAGCGAGGTTGTGAGGGTCATGAAGCAGACTGCCCTGGCGGCATCGAGCGAGGAGGACTGGATACTGGAGAGCAATCCCACGCTCCTCTTCGAGAAGGCCGAGCTCCAGCTCCCCAAGAAGCCCGTTTCCGAGATAATGAACAGGGAGCTTGTCGTTGCGACGCCCCACATGAGCGTTTATGATGTCGCCCAGAAGATGGTCCAGTACCACATTGAACAGCTCCCGGTCATAAGGGGCGAGGGAGAGCTGGTGGGCATCATCAGGGACATGGACATCATAAAGGTCATCCTCAACAAGTGA
- the rrp41 gene encoding exosome complex exonuclease Rrp41 codes for MMGKPEGLKLIDENGKRIDGRKKYELRPIKMEVGVLKNADGSAYVEWGKNKVLAAVYGPREIHPKHLQRPDRAILRVRYNMAPFSVEERKKPGPDRRSVEISKVIRGALEPALLLEMFPRTAIDVFIEVLQADAGTRVAGITAASLALADAGVPMRDLVAACAAGKIEGEIVLDLNKDEDNYGEADVPVAIMPLKNDITLLQMDGYLTREEFIEAVRLAIKGAKAVYQKQREALKVKYLKIAEEVGGGE; via the coding sequence ATGATGGGCAAGCCAGAGGGTTTAAAGCTCATAGATGAGAATGGAAAGAGGATAGACGGGAGAAAGAAGTACGAACTCAGACCTATTAAGATGGAGGTCGGCGTGCTGAAGAACGCCGACGGTTCTGCCTACGTTGAGTGGGGCAAGAACAAGGTTCTTGCCGCTGTTTACGGACCGAGGGAGATTCATCCCAAGCACCTCCAGAGGCCAGACAGGGCGATACTCCGCGTGAGGTACAACATGGCTCCCTTTAGCGTCGAGGAGAGGAAGAAGCCCGGTCCTGACAGGAGGAGTGTGGAGATAAGCAAGGTCATAAGGGGCGCCCTTGAGCCTGCGCTCCTACTTGAGATGTTCCCCAGGACTGCCATAGACGTCTTCATCGAGGTTCTACAGGCGGATGCCGGAACGCGCGTTGCCGGAATAACCGCCGCTTCCCTCGCCCTGGCGGACGCTGGAGTGCCCATGAGGGACCTGGTCGCGGCCTGCGCCGCCGGTAAGATAGAGGGGGAGATAGTCCTTGACCTCAACAAGGACGAGGACAACTACGGCGAAGCCGACGTCCCGGTGGCCATAATGCCCCTCAAGAACGACATAACTCTCCTCCAGATGGACGGCTATCTGACCAGGGAGGAGTTCATCGAGGCGGTGAGGCTTGCCATTAAGGGGGCCAAGGCTGTCTATCAGAAGCAGCGCGAGGCGCTGAAGGTCAAGTATCTCAAAATAGCCGAGGAGGTCGGTGGAGGTGAGTGA
- a CDS encoding homoserine dehydrogenase, translated as MKEIKLSLFGFGNVGKAVSRVLLEKGALFRQRYGVEFKVVSIADTSGVVWLPEGIDLREALIIKDNFGKLSAWTNDYEVYSFTPDEAVREIDADIVIDVTNDKNAHTWHLTALKDGKAVVTSNKPPLAFHYAELMREAERRDLPYLFEATVMAGTPIITVLRDGLKGDTVERIEAVLNATTTFILSRMEAGLDFEEALREAQALGIAERDPSGDILGIDAGYKATILHCLAFHPLTFDRVKRRGIGEITPEEVRRAQGRGNTLRLVAEVEDGAVTVEPREVPRRSPLAVESHENAAIIKTDLLGELVIRGAGAGLKETASGVVSDIVKAALKR; from the coding sequence GTGAAGGAGATAAAACTCTCGCTCTTCGGTTTTGGGAACGTTGGAAAGGCCGTCTCACGGGTTTTGCTGGAGAAGGGAGCGCTCTTCCGCCAGAGATACGGTGTGGAATTCAAGGTCGTGAGCATAGCCGATACCAGCGGGGTCGTCTGGCTTCCCGAGGGCATAGACCTCCGGGAGGCGCTCATAATCAAGGATAACTTCGGAAAGCTATCGGCATGGACGAACGACTACGAGGTCTACAGCTTCACACCCGACGAGGCGGTTAGGGAGATCGATGCAGACATCGTTATAGACGTCACCAACGATAAAAACGCCCACACCTGGCACCTTACCGCCCTAAAGGACGGCAAAGCCGTTGTTACGAGCAACAAGCCGCCCCTGGCCTTTCACTACGCCGAACTGATGAGGGAGGCGGAGAGGAGAGATCTGCCCTACCTATTCGAGGCTACCGTGATGGCCGGGACGCCGATAATAACCGTCCTCCGTGACGGTCTGAAGGGAGACACCGTTGAGCGGATAGAGGCGGTTCTAAACGCCACAACCACGTTCATTCTAAGCCGGATGGAGGCAGGGCTTGATTTTGAGGAAGCACTAAGGGAAGCCCAGGCTCTCGGGATAGCCGAGCGCGACCCCAGCGGGGACATACTGGGAATAGACGCGGGATACAAAGCCACCATCCTGCACTGCCTTGCGTTTCACCCTCTGACTTTCGATAGGGTGAAGAGAAGGGGGATAGGGGAGATAACCCCGGAGGAGGTCAGACGTGCCCAAGGAAGGGGGAACACCCTGCGGCTCGTGGCAGAGGTTGAAGACGGAGCTGTCACAGTGGAGCCCAGGGAAGTTCCACGGAGAAGCCCCCTGGCCGTTGAAAGCCACGAGAATGCTGCGATAATAAAAACCGACCTGCTCGGAGAGCTGGTCATCAGGGGTGCGGGTGCTGGACTGAAAGAAACGGCGAGCGGTGTGGTGAGTGATATCGTGAAGGCGGCACTGAAGCGTTAA
- a CDS encoding ASCH domain-containing protein, whose product MEHVIALHQVYAELIFRGLKTVELRKARAFSEGDTVFLYVARGNPYELRDTLKRLGLHGEQTLTRRGTIAGGFEVGEVIRADLDTLWEMTKDTSGLTLVHGENGKRWLGEYIREHGYAFTIERPFLFREPMSREEMKERYGVHVEGIIHLSRKTRKPWVRALIEDLLARDVIYL is encoded by the coding sequence ATGGAGCACGTGATAGCGCTCCATCAGGTCTACGCGGAGCTGATATTCCGCGGGCTTAAGACGGTAGAGCTGAGAAAGGCCAGGGCATTCAGCGAGGGGGACACCGTTTTCCTCTACGTGGCGAGGGGAAATCCCTACGAACTGAGGGACACCCTGAAAAGGCTCGGCCTCCACGGAGAGCAGACTCTGACACGGAGGGGAACGATAGCCGGGGGCTTTGAGGTTGGTGAGGTAATAAGGGCCGACCTCGATACGCTCTGGGAGATGACGAAAGATACGAGCGGCCTGACGCTGGTTCACGGCGAAAACGGGAAGCGCTGGCTGGGGGAATACATCAGGGAGCATGGCTACGCGTTCACCATAGAGAGGCCCTTCCTCTTCAGAGAACCTATGAGCCGGGAGGAAATGAAGGAGCGCTATGGAGTCCACGTTGAGGGCATAATCCACCTCTCAAGGAAAACCAGAAAGCCTTGGGTAAGGGCCCTGATAGAGGACCTCCTTGCCAGGGACGTGATATACCTCTAA
- a CDS encoding sodium ion-translocating decarboxylase subunit beta, translating into MAGLEQAIIDFFEHMGLLNLTVGNVIMIIVGLTLVYLAVRYKMEPLLLLPIGISAVLVNLPLSHLVNWPVAPQLPPGMEENIFTTMAYLNQQYGPPGLFDLIYYLLIKTEIVPLLIFFGLGAMTDFGPMIADPKTALLGAAAQIGVFVAMLTAVILGFTLPEAASIGIIGGADGPTTIYLTTKLAPHILGATAVAAYSYMSLVPLIQPPVIRALTSREERMIRMEQLRPVSKREKILFPIVSMIVIALLVPTAAPLVGMLMIGNLFRESGVVERLSKAAQEELMNIVTIFLGLGVGSTMRAESFLTAQTLMILGLGIVAFTSATAGGVLLGKLMMKLSGGKINPMIGAAGVSAVPMSARVVQRMASEEDPGNFILMHAMGPNVAGVIGTAVVAGVLLSVLG; encoded by the coding sequence ATGGCAGGACTGGAGCAGGCGATAATAGACTTCTTCGAACACATGGGACTGCTCAACCTCACTGTGGGAAACGTAATTATGATAATCGTCGGCCTGACGCTGGTGTACCTGGCCGTCAGGTACAAGATGGAGCCCCTCCTGTTGCTCCCGATAGGCATCAGCGCGGTTCTCGTTAACCTGCCGCTGAGCCACCTCGTCAACTGGCCGGTGGCGCCGCAGCTTCCGCCGGGGATGGAGGAGAACATATTTACCACGATGGCCTATCTCAACCAGCAGTACGGCCCACCGGGGCTCTTTGACCTGATTTACTACCTGCTGATAAAGACGGAGATAGTGCCGCTGCTGATATTCTTCGGTCTCGGGGCAATGACGGATTTCGGCCCCATGATAGCCGATCCCAAGACGGCACTCCTCGGTGCCGCGGCCCAGATAGGCGTTTTCGTAGCCATGCTGACGGCGGTCATTTTGGGCTTCACCTTGCCAGAGGCGGCTTCGATTGGTATCATCGGTGGTGCCGATGGGCCGACCACCATCTACCTGACCACCAAGCTGGCGCCCCACATCCTCGGAGCAACCGCGGTCGCCGCTTACAGCTACATGAGCCTTGTCCCGCTCATTCAGCCGCCGGTCATAAGGGCCCTGACCAGCAGGGAGGAGAGAATGATACGCATGGAGCAGCTCAGGCCGGTGTCCAAGAGGGAGAAGATACTCTTTCCGATCGTCAGCATGATAGTCATAGCCCTCCTCGTCCCCACCGCCGCACCGCTGGTCGGAATGCTCATGATAGGCAACCTCTTCAGGGAGAGCGGTGTCGTCGAGAGGCTCAGCAAGGCCGCACAGGAGGAACTGATGAACATAGTCACGATATTCCTCGGCCTTGGCGTCGGTTCGACAATGCGCGCCGAGAGCTTCCTCACGGCACAGACCCTCATGATCCTCGGACTCGGGATAGTCGCCTTCACCAGCGCCACCGCCGGTGGAGTGCTCCTCGGAAAGCTCATGATGAAGCTCTCCGGAGGAAAGATAAACCCGATGATAGGAGCTGCCGGAGTTTCAGCGGTTCCGATGTCCGCCAGGGTCGTCCAGAGAATGGCCAGCGAGGAAGACCCCGGAAACTTCATCCTCATGCACGCGATGGGCCCGAACGTCGCAGGGGTCATCGGAACGGCCGTCGTTGCTGGAGTGCTCCTCTCTGTTCTGGGCTGA
- a CDS encoding ZPR1 zinc finger domain-containing protein produces MTGREGEIQEIRLGDCPICGGRGTLKALQYVHDIPYFGKVMESTIICEKCGYRNADVMILEDRPPKLYSVRIEEEKDLFTRVVRSKSGTIELEEIGVKIEPGPAAEGFVSNVEGVLERVRETLIMARHFREQEGDEEAVKKAEEILEYIEQVKEGKKPLTVRIMDPLGNSALIGEKVKSRLLTQDEIKSLSLGPYVLVEPEEGEETDG; encoded by the coding sequence ATGACCGGAAGGGAAGGGGAGATTCAGGAAATCCGGCTGGGAGACTGTCCAATCTGCGGTGGCAGGGGCACGCTTAAGGCCCTCCAGTACGTTCACGACATTCCCTACTTTGGAAAGGTCATGGAGAGCACGATAATCTGTGAGAAGTGCGGCTACCGCAACGCGGATGTCATGATTCTGGAGGACAGACCGCCCAAGCTCTACAGCGTGAGGATCGAGGAGGAAAAGGACCTCTTCACCCGCGTTGTCAGGAGCAAGAGCGGGACCATCGAGCTCGAAGAGATAGGCGTCAAGATTGAACCGGGGCCGGCGGCGGAGGGCTTCGTCAGCAACGTCGAGGGGGTCCTTGAGAGGGTCAGGGAGACCCTTATAATGGCCCGGCATTTCAGGGAGCAGGAGGGTGACGAGGAAGCCGTGAAAAAGGCCGAGGAGATACTGGAGTACATCGAGCAGGTGAAGGAGGGCAAAAAACCGCTCACCGTGAGGATTATGGATCCCCTCGGCAACAGCGCCCTCATCGGTGAGAAAGTGAAGAGCAGGCTCCTGACGCAGGATGAAATCAAGAGCCTCAGCCTCGGCCCGTACGTCCTTGTTGAGCCCGAAGAGGGCGAAGAAACGGACGGTTAG